Proteins encoded within one genomic window of Pongo pygmaeus isolate AG05252 chromosome 6, NHGRI_mPonPyg2-v2.0_pri, whole genome shotgun sequence:
- the LOC129040788 gene encoding small nuclear ribonucleoprotein G-like, with amino-acid sequence MSKVHLPELKKFIDKKLLKLNGGRHVQGILWGFDPLMNLVIDECVEMATSGQQKNIGMVVIQRNSIITLETLERE; translated from the coding sequence ATGAGCAAAGTTCACCTTCCCGAGTTGAAAAAATTTATAGACAAGAAGTTATTGAAATTAAATGGTGGCAGACATGTCCAAGGAATATTGTGGGGATTTGATCCCTTAATGAATCTTGTGATAGATGAGTGTGTGGAGATGGCAACCAGCGGGCAACAGAAGAATATTGGAATGGTGGTAATACAAAGAAATAGTATCATCACTTTAGAAACCTTGGAACGAGAATAA